One part of the Halobacteria archaeon AArc-dxtr1 genome encodes these proteins:
- a CDS encoding DUF420 domain-containing protein, whose product MATATARRQIRDRPLGVTVVLSIIGYALVIGTFLLDLPIYPDLTNAQVNLLTHAVAVTNLVTTVLLVLGWYWIRRNEVAKHRAAMIGAFVTIILFLVLYLTRVGGGDGEKLFVGPDLYYYAYLIMLAIHIILSIVAVPVVLYALLLGLTHTPAELKHTAHARVGRIAAGSWILSLVLGIVTYLMLNHIFSYEFGLVVPLV is encoded by the coding sequence ATGGCAACTGCGACTGCGAGACGGCAGATCCGGGACCGGCCACTCGGTGTGACGGTAGTTTTGAGCATCATCGGCTATGCGCTGGTCATCGGAACGTTCCTCCTCGACCTTCCGATCTACCCCGACCTGACGAACGCGCAGGTAAACCTGCTGACCCACGCCGTTGCGGTGACCAACCTGGTGACGACGGTACTGCTGGTACTTGGCTGGTACTGGATCCGGCGCAACGAGGTTGCCAAACACCGGGCCGCGATGATCGGTGCGTTCGTGACGATCATCCTGTTTCTGGTGTTGTACCTCACGCGGGTCGGCGGTGGTGACGGCGAGAAGCTGTTCGTCGGGCCCGATCTGTACTACTACGCATACCTGATCATGCTCGCGATCCACATCATCCTCTCGATCGTGGCCGTTCCGGTCGTCCTCTACGCGTTGCTTCTCGGGCTGACCCACACCCCGGCGGAACTGAAACACACTGCCCACGCTCGAGTGGGTCGGATTGCCGCCGGATCGTGGATCCTCAGTCTCGTCCTCGGCATCGTCACCTATCTGATGCTCAACCACATCTTCAGTTACGAGTTCGGACTGGTCGTTCCGCTCGTGTAA
- a CDS encoding PAS domain S-box protein, whose product MSERADPSEMAFEENTDDTEALQYYRTLVSTIDDGIYRLDAEDRLVSVNDAIVESTGYMRNELLGEHVSALFGDDSATIEREIERLRATAADQIEPLDLTIETAERGPIPCKVRMNVLDVGETAQEAVGIVRETGDREQPESEATEATFRRLFENVPGNYLIVQPGDYEIVAVSDAYLDATMTERAEILGKTLFEIFPNNPDDPAEGVGNLRESLDTVAKTGEADTMPVTHYPIPDRESDDNEFEERWWSPINSPVFDTGGELDYIVHSVEDITPIVEELFADGEEQLLQDSSTAEPQLASDVVLRGQELLQQAKQEAYEQLRESEERFRALVTTTSDAVFSMSADWSEMRSVEGSDFLADTDTQGASWIEQYVPSEDQLRVQEAIDEATRTKSSVELEHRVVCEDGTVAWIVLRATPLLDENDEITQWLGTANDVTQRVERERYHEDAKERLEAATEAGAVGTWEWHIPEDRMVTGASFATKFGIDPDAATEGVSLDQFISAIHDDDRERVEQRVEDAIESGEEYEEEYRVWDADDELRWVVARGHVEYDGDGNPVTFPGALADITERKQFEQRLGESNKRLEQFAYAASHDLQEPLRMVSSYLQLIEDRYMDELDDDGAEFLEFAINGADRMRDMIEGLLEYSRVETRGDPFEPVDLDAVLADVRTDLQVVIDENGAEITAESLPRVEGDPGQLRQLFQNLLSNATEYSGDEPPQVDISAVQNGSEVRVSVTDKGIGIDPDDRGRIFEIFESLHAQDEHSGTGIGLALCKRIVERHGGDIWVDSEPGAGATFSFTLPAASSQEA is encoded by the coding sequence ATGAGTGAACGGGCCGACCCCTCTGAAATGGCGTTCGAGGAGAATACGGATGACACCGAGGCCCTACAGTACTATCGCACCCTCGTTAGTACGATCGACGATGGGATCTATCGACTCGACGCTGAGGACCGCCTCGTCTCGGTCAACGACGCCATCGTCGAGAGTACCGGGTACATGCGCAACGAGCTGCTCGGCGAGCACGTGTCCGCCCTCTTCGGTGACGACAGTGCGACGATCGAACGCGAGATAGAGCGTCTCCGAGCGACCGCCGCCGATCAAATCGAGCCCCTCGATCTTACTATAGAAACCGCCGAACGAGGACCGATTCCGTGTAAAGTGCGGATGAATGTGCTCGACGTGGGCGAGACCGCGCAGGAAGCAGTCGGCATTGTTCGTGAAACTGGCGACCGCGAACAGCCGGAGTCGGAAGCGACCGAAGCGACCTTTCGGCGACTGTTCGAGAACGTGCCCGGCAACTATCTCATCGTCCAGCCCGGAGACTACGAAATCGTGGCCGTGAGCGATGCCTATCTGGACGCGACGATGACCGAGCGGGCGGAGATCCTGGGCAAGACGTTGTTCGAGATCTTTCCGAACAACCCCGACGATCCGGCCGAGGGTGTCGGAAATCTGCGGGAATCCCTCGATACCGTAGCGAAGACCGGTGAAGCGGACACCATGCCGGTGACACATTACCCGATTCCCGACCGCGAGTCCGATGACAACGAGTTCGAGGAGCGGTGGTGGAGTCCGATCAATTCACCGGTGTTCGACACGGGTGGCGAACTCGACTACATCGTCCACAGCGTCGAGGACATCACGCCGATCGTCGAGGAACTCTTCGCAGACGGAGAGGAGCAGTTGCTACAGGATTCGAGCACGGCGGAGCCTCAGCTCGCATCGGACGTCGTGTTACGTGGACAGGAGTTACTCCAACAGGCAAAACAAGAAGCATACGAGCAACTACGCGAGAGCGAAGAGCGCTTTCGCGCGTTGGTTACTACCACGTCAGACGCGGTGTTCAGCATGAGTGCAGACTGGAGCGAGATGCGCAGTGTAGAGGGGTCAGATTTCCTCGCAGACACCGACACACAAGGGGCCTCGTGGATTGAACAATACGTTCCGTCCGAAGACCAACTGCGCGTTCAGGAAGCTATTGACGAAGCCACTCGAACGAAAAGCAGCGTCGAGCTGGAACACCGGGTCGTTTGCGAAGACGGCACCGTCGCCTGGATCGTGTTACGTGCGACACCGCTGCTGGATGAAAACGACGAAATCACGCAGTGGCTAGGGACGGCCAACGACGTAACCCAGCGGGTCGAACGAGAGCGCTATCACGAGGACGCAAAAGAGCGCCTGGAGGCGGCGACCGAAGCCGGCGCTGTCGGGACCTGGGAGTGGCATATTCCCGAGGACCGGATGGTCACGGGCGCATCGTTCGCCACGAAGTTCGGGATCGATCCCGACGCGGCCACCGAGGGCGTTTCGCTCGACCAGTTCATCTCGGCGATTCACGACGACGATCGCGAGCGGGTCGAACAACGGGTCGAGGACGCCATCGAATCGGGGGAGGAGTACGAAGAGGAGTACCGCGTCTGGGACGCCGACGACGAACTCCGGTGGGTCGTCGCGCGCGGTCACGTCGAGTACGACGGCGACGGAAATCCCGTCACGTTCCCCGGTGCACTGGCCGATATCACCGAGCGAAAGCAGTTCGAGCAGCGACTCGGGGAATCCAACAAGCGTCTGGAACAGTTCGCCTACGCCGCCTCACACGACTTACAAGAGCCCCTACGGATGGTCTCGAGCTATCTGCAGTTGATTGAGGACCGCTACATGGATGAACTCGACGATGACGGTGCGGAGTTCCTTGAGTTCGCCATCAACGGTGCCGACCGGATGCGAGACATGATCGAGGGGTTACTCGAGTATTCGCGGGTCGAAACGCGTGGAGATCCCTTCGAGCCGGTTGATCTGGACGCCGTTCTCGCGGATGTCCGCACGGACCTTCAGGTGGTGATCGACGAGAACGGCGCCGAGATCACAGCCGAATCGCTGCCTCGCGTCGAGGGAGACCCAGGACAGTTACGCCAGCTATTCCAGAACCTGCTTTCGAACGCAACCGAGTACAGCGGCGACGAGCCGCCACAGGTAGATATTTCGGCTGTGCAGAACGGTTCGGAGGTACGCGTCTCAGTCACCGACAAGGGGATCGGTATCGATCCGGACGACAGAGGGCGGATCTTCGAGATCTTCGAGAGCCTACACGCACAGGACGAGCACTCGGGAACGGGGATCGGGCTCGCGCTCTGTAAGCGCATCGTCGAGCGCCACGGTGGCGACATCTGGGTCGACTCCGAACCGGGTGCAGGTGCAACCTTCTCGTTTACGCTCCCTGCTGCAAGCAGTCAGGAGGCGTGA